The following coding sequences are from one Streptomyces sp. NBC_01232 window:
- a CDS encoding VOC family protein, with protein sequence MSNPEIRLLSFDFDCPDPAELARFYGDALDLPVLHQNDDFVLLGREGAPGLGFVRQADFRPPTWPDPAHSKQAHLELGVDDLDAAQERMLELGAVLPSFQPRPDVWRVLLDPAGHPFCLSTHGI encoded by the coding sequence ATGAGCAACCCAGAGATCCGTCTGCTTTCCTTCGACTTCGACTGTCCCGACCCGGCTGAGCTGGCCCGTTTCTACGGCGATGCCCTGGACCTGCCCGTGCTGCACCAGAACGACGACTTCGTCCTGCTGGGGCGGGAGGGAGCCCCGGGGCTCGGCTTCGTCCGCCAGGCCGACTTCCGGCCTCCGACCTGGCCTGACCCCGCGCACAGTAAGCAGGCCCACCTCGAACTGGGCGTCGACGACCTGGACGCCGCGCAGGAGCGGATGCTCGAACTGGGCGCCGTCCTACCTTCCTTCCAGCCGCGGCCCGACGTGTGGCGGGTGCTCCTGGACCCGGCGGGTCATCCCTTCTGCCTGTCGACACACGGAATCTGA
- a CDS encoding universal stress protein, translated as MNDRIVVGLDGSAESLAAAHWAAREAVLRGLPLHLIHAEERSSPRDLPVPTSEVRRHWAQALLNETADELRSSHPELDVEVRSLDGRPAAELAGVAAGANMIVLGSRGLGTLTGFVLGSVGMAVIQATVRPVVMVRAGEDALPHPDGRHAAREVLVGVDINRPCDALLAFAFEEAARRACALHALHSWSLPPLVGYGAAYDPRVHAQLEMSANASLGDVLGTWQDKYPDVAVISRASAGHAANELVARSSEAGLIVVGRRIRRSSIGAHIGPVTHAVLHHAKAPVAVIAHE; from the coding sequence ATGAACGATCGAATCGTCGTCGGCCTCGACGGATCCGCGGAAAGCCTCGCGGCGGCCCACTGGGCGGCGCGAGAGGCCGTCCTGCGCGGCTTGCCGCTCCACCTCATCCACGCCGAGGAAAGGTCGTCGCCCCGCGACCTCCCGGTGCCGACGAGCGAAGTACGCCGCCACTGGGCCCAGGCGCTGCTGAACGAGACCGCCGACGAACTGCGCTCGAGCCACCCAGAACTGGATGTCGAGGTCCGATCACTCGACGGCAGACCGGCCGCCGAGCTCGCCGGCGTCGCGGCCGGCGCGAATATGATCGTCCTGGGCTCCCGGGGACTGGGCACCCTCACCGGCTTCGTCCTCGGTTCCGTCGGCATGGCAGTCATCCAGGCGACGGTACGGCCGGTGGTCATGGTGCGGGCGGGCGAGGACGCGTTGCCGCACCCCGACGGCCGGCACGCAGCCCGCGAGGTTCTGGTGGGCGTTGACATCAACCGGCCGTGCGACGCGCTGCTCGCCTTCGCCTTCGAGGAGGCGGCGCGGCGGGCCTGCGCCCTCCACGCCCTGCACAGCTGGTCGCTGCCTCCGCTGGTGGGGTACGGCGCGGCGTACGATCCGAGAGTTCACGCCCAGCTCGAAATGAGCGCGAATGCCTCTCTGGGCGACGTCCTGGGGACCTGGCAGGACAAGTACCCGGATGTCGCGGTCATTTCGCGCGCGAGCGCCGGGCATGCCGCTAACGAGCTCGTCGCGAGGTCCTCCGAAGCAGGCCTCATCGTCGTCGGCCGCCGCATCCGACGGTCCTCGATCGGCGCACACATCGGACCGGTCACCCACGCGGTCCTCCACCACGCCAAGGCGCCCGTCGCCGTCATCGCGCACGAATAG